A portion of the Thunnus albacares chromosome 5, fThuAlb1.1, whole genome shotgun sequence genome contains these proteins:
- the LOC122982879 gene encoding mitochondrial carrier homolog 1-like isoform X3, whose protein sequence is MMESSENLPGQVVDVERDTAPTPVDVDTTVLLLGAGVTAITHPLLYVKLLIQVGHEPLPPTVGTTMFGRRVLYLPGFFSYAQHIVKVDGKRGLFRGLSPRIVSSAISTVVRSKVKQQMELLSKTDELQSSLRKVVKETSHEMIIQCLCRVATHPFHVMSVRCMAQFVGREVKYSGMFRCVVRIFKEEGVTGFYVGLIPHVLGEVLFLWCCNLLAHFINTYSVDESFSQASAVRGYTKFVMGIAVSVLTYPFMLVADLMAVNNCGLTAGLPPHSPIFKSWMHCWNHLSQKGHLFRGSSFFSRRVPVTSLPSIEN, encoded by the exons ATGATGGAATCGTCAGAAAACCTGCCCGGTCAGGTGGTCGATGTGGAGCGGGACACTGCACCGACACCCGTGGATGTGGACACCACGGTCCTACTGCTGGGAGCGGGAGTGACAGCCATCACACACCCGCTGTTATATGTGAAGCTACTAATACAG GTGGGACATGAACCTCTTCCCCCAACTGTGGGCACAACTATGTTTGGAAGGAGAGTTTTATACCTGCCTGGCTTCTTTTCCTATG cacagcaTATCGTGAAAGTGGATGGAAAGAGGGGTCTCTTCCGTGGCCTCTCACCACGCATCGTGTCCAGTGCCATCTCTACTGTGGTCAGGAGTAAAGTTAAACAG CAGATGGAGCTTCTGTCCAAAACAGATGAGCTGCAGTCTTCACTCAGGAAAGTGGTCAAAGAG ACCTCCCACGAGATGATCATCCAGTGCCTGTGCAGAGTAGCCACTCATCCTTTTCATG TTATGTCAGTGCGGTGTATGGCCCAGTTTGTAGGCAGAGAGGTCAAGTATAG TGGGATGTTCCGTTGTGTCGTCAGGATTTTTAAGGAAGAAGGAGTCACTGGATTCTATGT TGGTCTCATACCTCATGTGCTGGGAGAAGTCCTCTTCCTGTGGTGTTGCAACCTCCTGGCTCACTTTATTAACACCTATTCTGTAGACGAAAGC TTCAGCCAAGCCTCAGCTGTGAGAGGCTACACTAAGTTTGTCATGGGG ATTGCAGTGAGTGTTCTGACATATCCATTCATGCTGGTGGCTGATCTAATGGCAGTCAACAACTGTGG TTTGACTGCAGGTCTTCCTCCTCACTCACCCATCTTTAAGTCCTGGATGCACTGTTGGAATCACCTGAGCCAGAAG GGCCACCTCTTCAGAGGATCCAGCTTCTTTTCCCGCCGGGTGCCAGTGACCTCCCTGCCGTCCATTGAGAactga
- the LOC122982879 gene encoding mitochondrial carrier homolog 1-like isoform X1, whose translation MMESSENLPGQVVDVERDTAPTPVDVDTTVLLLGAGVTAITHPLLYVKLLIQVGHEPLPPTVGTTMFGRRVLYLPGFFSYAQHIVKVDGKRGLFRGLSPRIVSSAISTVVRSKVKQQMELLSKTDELQSSLRKVVKETSHEMIIQCLCRVATHPFHVMSVRCMAQFVGREVKYSGMFRCVVRIFKEEGVTGFYVVFCGLLCCSGLIPHVLGEVLFLWCCNLLAHFINTYSVDESFSQASAVRGYTKFVMGIAVSVLTYPFMLVADLMAVNNCGLTAGLPPHSPIFKSWMHCWNHLSQKGHLFRGSSFFSRRVPVTSLPSIEN comes from the exons ATGATGGAATCGTCAGAAAACCTGCCCGGTCAGGTGGTCGATGTGGAGCGGGACACTGCACCGACACCCGTGGATGTGGACACCACGGTCCTACTGCTGGGAGCGGGAGTGACAGCCATCACACACCCGCTGTTATATGTGAAGCTACTAATACAG GTGGGACATGAACCTCTTCCCCCAACTGTGGGCACAACTATGTTTGGAAGGAGAGTTTTATACCTGCCTGGCTTCTTTTCCTATG cacagcaTATCGTGAAAGTGGATGGAAAGAGGGGTCTCTTCCGTGGCCTCTCACCACGCATCGTGTCCAGTGCCATCTCTACTGTGGTCAGGAGTAAAGTTAAACAG CAGATGGAGCTTCTGTCCAAAACAGATGAGCTGCAGTCTTCACTCAGGAAAGTGGTCAAAGAG ACCTCCCACGAGATGATCATCCAGTGCCTGTGCAGAGTAGCCACTCATCCTTTTCATG TTATGTCAGTGCGGTGTATGGCCCAGTTTGTAGGCAGAGAGGTCAAGTATAG TGGGATGTTCCGTTGTGTCGTCAGGATTTTTAAGGAAGAAGGAGTCACTGGATTCTATGT TGTTTTTTGTGGCTTGCTGTGTTGCAGTGGTCTCATACCTCATGTGCTGGGAGAAGTCCTCTTCCTGTGGTGTTGCAACCTCCTGGCTCACTTTATTAACACCTATTCTGTAGACGAAAGC TTCAGCCAAGCCTCAGCTGTGAGAGGCTACACTAAGTTTGTCATGGGG ATTGCAGTGAGTGTTCTGACATATCCATTCATGCTGGTGGCTGATCTAATGGCAGTCAACAACTGTGG TTTGACTGCAGGTCTTCCTCCTCACTCACCCATCTTTAAGTCCTGGATGCACTGTTGGAATCACCTGAGCCAGAAG GGCCACCTCTTCAGAGGATCCAGCTTCTTTTCCCGCCGGGTGCCAGTGACCTCCCTGCCGTCCATTGAGAactga
- the LOC122982879 gene encoding mitochondrial carrier homolog 1-like isoform X2, translating to MMESSENLPGQVVDVERDTAPTPVDVDTTVLLLGAGVTAITHPLLYVKLLIQVGHEPLPPTVGTTMFGRRVLYLPGFFSYAQHIVKVDGKRGLFRGLSPRIVSSAISTVVRSKVKQMELLSKTDELQSSLRKVVKETSHEMIIQCLCRVATHPFHVMSVRCMAQFVGREVKYSGMFRCVVRIFKEEGVTGFYVVFCGLLCCSGLIPHVLGEVLFLWCCNLLAHFINTYSVDESFSQASAVRGYTKFVMGIAVSVLTYPFMLVADLMAVNNCGLTAGLPPHSPIFKSWMHCWNHLSQKGHLFRGSSFFSRRVPVTSLPSIEN from the exons ATGATGGAATCGTCAGAAAACCTGCCCGGTCAGGTGGTCGATGTGGAGCGGGACACTGCACCGACACCCGTGGATGTGGACACCACGGTCCTACTGCTGGGAGCGGGAGTGACAGCCATCACACACCCGCTGTTATATGTGAAGCTACTAATACAG GTGGGACATGAACCTCTTCCCCCAACTGTGGGCACAACTATGTTTGGAAGGAGAGTTTTATACCTGCCTGGCTTCTTTTCCTATG cacagcaTATCGTGAAAGTGGATGGAAAGAGGGGTCTCTTCCGTGGCCTCTCACCACGCATCGTGTCCAGTGCCATCTCTACTGTGGTCAGGAGTAAAGTTAAACAG ATGGAGCTTCTGTCCAAAACAGATGAGCTGCAGTCTTCACTCAGGAAAGTGGTCAAAGAG ACCTCCCACGAGATGATCATCCAGTGCCTGTGCAGAGTAGCCACTCATCCTTTTCATG TTATGTCAGTGCGGTGTATGGCCCAGTTTGTAGGCAGAGAGGTCAAGTATAG TGGGATGTTCCGTTGTGTCGTCAGGATTTTTAAGGAAGAAGGAGTCACTGGATTCTATGT TGTTTTTTGTGGCTTGCTGTGTTGCAGTGGTCTCATACCTCATGTGCTGGGAGAAGTCCTCTTCCTGTGGTGTTGCAACCTCCTGGCTCACTTTATTAACACCTATTCTGTAGACGAAAGC TTCAGCCAAGCCTCAGCTGTGAGAGGCTACACTAAGTTTGTCATGGGG ATTGCAGTGAGTGTTCTGACATATCCATTCATGCTGGTGGCTGATCTAATGGCAGTCAACAACTGTGG TTTGACTGCAGGTCTTCCTCCTCACTCACCCATCTTTAAGTCCTGGATGCACTGTTGGAATCACCTGAGCCAGAAG GGCCACCTCTTCAGAGGATCCAGCTTCTTTTCCCGCCGGGTGCCAGTGACCTCCCTGCCGTCCATTGAGAactga
- the LOC122982879 gene encoding mitochondrial carrier homolog 1-like isoform X4: protein MMESSENLPGQVVDVERDTAPTPVDVDTTVLLLGAGVTAITHPLLYVKLLIQVGHEPLPPTVGTTMFGRRVLYLPGFFSYAQHIVKVDGKRGLFRGLSPRIVSSAISTVVRSKVKQMELLSKTDELQSSLRKVVKETSHEMIIQCLCRVATHPFHVMSVRCMAQFVGREVKYSGMFRCVVRIFKEEGVTGFYVGLIPHVLGEVLFLWCCNLLAHFINTYSVDESFSQASAVRGYTKFVMGIAVSVLTYPFMLVADLMAVNNCGLTAGLPPHSPIFKSWMHCWNHLSQKGHLFRGSSFFSRRVPVTSLPSIEN, encoded by the exons ATGATGGAATCGTCAGAAAACCTGCCCGGTCAGGTGGTCGATGTGGAGCGGGACACTGCACCGACACCCGTGGATGTGGACACCACGGTCCTACTGCTGGGAGCGGGAGTGACAGCCATCACACACCCGCTGTTATATGTGAAGCTACTAATACAG GTGGGACATGAACCTCTTCCCCCAACTGTGGGCACAACTATGTTTGGAAGGAGAGTTTTATACCTGCCTGGCTTCTTTTCCTATG cacagcaTATCGTGAAAGTGGATGGAAAGAGGGGTCTCTTCCGTGGCCTCTCACCACGCATCGTGTCCAGTGCCATCTCTACTGTGGTCAGGAGTAAAGTTAAACAG ATGGAGCTTCTGTCCAAAACAGATGAGCTGCAGTCTTCACTCAGGAAAGTGGTCAAAGAG ACCTCCCACGAGATGATCATCCAGTGCCTGTGCAGAGTAGCCACTCATCCTTTTCATG TTATGTCAGTGCGGTGTATGGCCCAGTTTGTAGGCAGAGAGGTCAAGTATAG TGGGATGTTCCGTTGTGTCGTCAGGATTTTTAAGGAAGAAGGAGTCACTGGATTCTATGT TGGTCTCATACCTCATGTGCTGGGAGAAGTCCTCTTCCTGTGGTGTTGCAACCTCCTGGCTCACTTTATTAACACCTATTCTGTAGACGAAAGC TTCAGCCAAGCCTCAGCTGTGAGAGGCTACACTAAGTTTGTCATGGGG ATTGCAGTGAGTGTTCTGACATATCCATTCATGCTGGTGGCTGATCTAATGGCAGTCAACAACTGTGG TTTGACTGCAGGTCTTCCTCCTCACTCACCCATCTTTAAGTCCTGGATGCACTGTTGGAATCACCTGAGCCAGAAG GGCCACCTCTTCAGAGGATCCAGCTTCTTTTCCCGCCGGGTGCCAGTGACCTCCCTGCCGTCCATTGAGAactga
- the LOC122982879 gene encoding mitochondrial carrier homolog 1-like isoform X6: MNLFPQLWAQLCLEGEFYTCLASFPMHIVKVDGKRGLFRGLSPRIVSSAISTVVRSKVKQQMELLSKTDELQSSLRKVVKETSHEMIIQCLCRVATHPFHVMSVRCMAQFVGREVKYSGMFRCVVRIFKEEGVTGFYVGLIPHVLGEVLFLWCCNLLAHFINTYSVDESFSQASAVRGYTKFVMGIAVSVLTYPFMLVADLMAVNNCGLTAGLPPHSPIFKSWMHCWNHLSQKGHLFRGSSFFSRRVPVTSLPSIEN; this comes from the exons ATGAACCTCTTCCCCCAACTGTGGGCACAACTATGTTTGGAAGGAGAGTTTTATACCTGCCTGGCTTCTTTTCCTATG caTATCGTGAAAGTGGATGGAAAGAGGGGTCTCTTCCGTGGCCTCTCACCACGCATCGTGTCCAGTGCCATCTCTACTGTGGTCAGGAGTAAAGTTAAACAG CAGATGGAGCTTCTGTCCAAAACAGATGAGCTGCAGTCTTCACTCAGGAAAGTGGTCAAAGAG ACCTCCCACGAGATGATCATCCAGTGCCTGTGCAGAGTAGCCACTCATCCTTTTCATG TTATGTCAGTGCGGTGTATGGCCCAGTTTGTAGGCAGAGAGGTCAAGTATAG TGGGATGTTCCGTTGTGTCGTCAGGATTTTTAAGGAAGAAGGAGTCACTGGATTCTATGT TGGTCTCATACCTCATGTGCTGGGAGAAGTCCTCTTCCTGTGGTGTTGCAACCTCCTGGCTCACTTTATTAACACCTATTCTGTAGACGAAAGC TTCAGCCAAGCCTCAGCTGTGAGAGGCTACACTAAGTTTGTCATGGGG ATTGCAGTGAGTGTTCTGACATATCCATTCATGCTGGTGGCTGATCTAATGGCAGTCAACAACTGTGG TTTGACTGCAGGTCTTCCTCCTCACTCACCCATCTTTAAGTCCTGGATGCACTGTTGGAATCACCTGAGCCAGAAG GGCCACCTCTTCAGAGGATCCAGCTTCTTTTCCCGCCGGGTGCCAGTGACCTCCCTGCCGTCCATTGAGAactga
- the LOC122982879 gene encoding mitochondrial carrier homolog 1-like isoform X5, producing the protein MNLFPQLWAQLCLEGEFYTCLASFPMHIVKVDGKRGLFRGLSPRIVSSAISTVVRSKVKQQMELLSKTDELQSSLRKVVKETSHEMIIQCLCRVATHPFHVMSVRCMAQFVGREVKYSGMFRCVVRIFKEEGVTGFYVVFCGLLCCSGLIPHVLGEVLFLWCCNLLAHFINTYSVDESFSQASAVRGYTKFVMGIAVSVLTYPFMLVADLMAVNNCGLTAGLPPHSPIFKSWMHCWNHLSQKGHLFRGSSFFSRRVPVTSLPSIEN; encoded by the exons ATGAACCTCTTCCCCCAACTGTGGGCACAACTATGTTTGGAAGGAGAGTTTTATACCTGCCTGGCTTCTTTTCCTATG caTATCGTGAAAGTGGATGGAAAGAGGGGTCTCTTCCGTGGCCTCTCACCACGCATCGTGTCCAGTGCCATCTCTACTGTGGTCAGGAGTAAAGTTAAACAG CAGATGGAGCTTCTGTCCAAAACAGATGAGCTGCAGTCTTCACTCAGGAAAGTGGTCAAAGAG ACCTCCCACGAGATGATCATCCAGTGCCTGTGCAGAGTAGCCACTCATCCTTTTCATG TTATGTCAGTGCGGTGTATGGCCCAGTTTGTAGGCAGAGAGGTCAAGTATAG TGGGATGTTCCGTTGTGTCGTCAGGATTTTTAAGGAAGAAGGAGTCACTGGATTCTATGT TGTTTTTTGTGGCTTGCTGTGTTGCAGTGGTCTCATACCTCATGTGCTGGGAGAAGTCCTCTTCCTGTGGTGTTGCAACCTCCTGGCTCACTTTATTAACACCTATTCTGTAGACGAAAGC TTCAGCCAAGCCTCAGCTGTGAGAGGCTACACTAAGTTTGTCATGGGG ATTGCAGTGAGTGTTCTGACATATCCATTCATGCTGGTGGCTGATCTAATGGCAGTCAACAACTGTGG TTTGACTGCAGGTCTTCCTCCTCACTCACCCATCTTTAAGTCCTGGATGCACTGTTGGAATCACCTGAGCCAGAAG GGCCACCTCTTCAGAGGATCCAGCTTCTTTTCCCGCCGGGTGCCAGTGACCTCCCTGCCGTCCATTGAGAactga